In the Paraburkholderia acidisoli genome, one interval contains:
- a CDS encoding YoaK family protein: MSANAPTSGALSGAASAKATLDPLRGENVVLAFVAGYVDTLGFVALFGLFTAHVTGNFILIGSGLAGAGTGLLVKWLAFPAFVAGIVGARIFDDTLRTHRHGLRVGGLYAMQIVLLAAFMIAGLFAAPITNADAPLTIVCGLLGAAAMGVQNAHGRLTARSVVANTVMTGNVTQAVIDVFDLLVPGTAHPDRRAARERLAHTLPPVAAFAVGAGGGALGYLLASFWALALPLVMLAALAVVACRADRHAA, from the coding sequence ATGAGCGCGAACGCTCCCACCTCCGGCGCGCTGAGCGGCGCCGCGAGCGCCAAAGCCACGCTCGATCCGTTGCGCGGTGAGAACGTCGTGCTCGCCTTCGTGGCCGGCTATGTCGACACGCTCGGCTTCGTCGCGCTGTTCGGGCTCTTCACGGCCCACGTGACCGGCAACTTCATTCTGATCGGCTCGGGGCTCGCGGGCGCGGGCACCGGTCTGCTCGTCAAATGGCTGGCGTTTCCGGCGTTCGTGGCGGGTATTGTCGGCGCGCGTATTTTCGACGATACCTTGCGCACGCATCGTCACGGTTTGCGCGTGGGCGGCCTCTACGCCATGCAGATCGTGTTGCTCGCCGCGTTCATGATCGCGGGCCTGTTCGCCGCGCCCATCACCAACGCCGACGCGCCGCTCACGATTGTCTGCGGCCTGCTCGGCGCGGCCGCCATGGGCGTGCAGAACGCGCACGGCCGCCTCACCGCGCGCTCGGTGGTCGCCAACACGGTGATGACAGGCAACGTGACGCAAGCCGTGATCGACGTATTCGATCTGCTCGTGCCCGGCACCGCGCATCCCGACCGCCGCGCCGCGCGCGAACGGCTCGCGCACACGCTGCCGCCCGTGGCCGCGTTCGCGGTGGGCGCGGGCGGCGGGGCGCTGGGCTATCTGCTCGCCTCGTTCTGGGCGCTCGCGTTGCCGCTCGTCATGCTCGCCGCGCTCGCGGTCGTGGCATGCCGGGCCGATCGCCACGCGGCTTGA
- a CDS encoding DUF1427 family protein, with translation MSYLISLGAGLVVGLLYYFSRVQSPAPPLVALIGLLGMVIGEHAVPFVQAQWQTAQTSQSSAASANTAAVKADSASGTQP, from the coding sequence ATGTCGTATCTGATCTCGTTGGGCGCGGGCCTCGTCGTGGGCCTGCTCTATTACTTCTCGCGCGTGCAGTCGCCCGCGCCGCCGCTCGTCGCGCTGATCGGGCTGCTCGGCATGGTGATCGGCGAGCACGCGGTGCCGTTCGTGCAGGCGCAATGGCAGACGGCGCAAACATCGCAATCGTCGGCAGCGTCGGCGAACACGGCTGCCGTGAAAGCCGATTCGGCTTCGGGCACGCAACCATGA
- a CDS encoding VOC family protein: MNFLTLNLSPRRSLRALAIAVAALGLALPASHAFADDAQYPQAAAAPVVSVGPQYDTTHVYVSNADIDAFVDSFLATFGGKASPRAVFTVTPTPSKTASQYVQTPVGMLSVFAFQTPVPYPFGNERTGYLVTDIDKALRAARAAGADIVTESFDDPIGKDAIIQWPGGLTMQLYWHTKAPSYAPLEYVPDNRVYVSKYEANNFIKRFVRFSHGKVVSDNRHADGAEIGKNGETIRRVRLQSGFGGMLVFVTDGKLPYPYGRETTGYDVPDLDATLAKAQAAGVKVLVAPAQNVEGRTAMVEFPGGYVAEIHQRVK, encoded by the coding sequence TTGAACTTCCTCACGTTGAATCTTTCGCCGCGCCGCTCGCTGCGCGCGCTGGCCATTGCCGTGGCCGCCCTCGGCCTTGCGTTGCCCGCGAGCCACGCGTTCGCCGACGACGCGCAGTATCCGCAAGCCGCCGCCGCGCCGGTCGTCTCGGTCGGCCCGCAGTACGACACCACGCACGTGTACGTCTCGAACGCGGACATCGACGCGTTCGTCGACAGTTTCCTCGCCACCTTCGGCGGCAAGGCCTCGCCGCGCGCCGTGTTCACGGTCACGCCCACGCCGAGCAAGACGGCCTCGCAGTACGTGCAGACGCCAGTGGGCATGCTCTCGGTGTTCGCGTTCCAGACGCCGGTGCCTTACCCGTTCGGCAACGAGCGCACGGGCTATCTGGTCACCGATATCGACAAGGCGCTGCGGGCCGCGCGCGCCGCGGGCGCGGACATCGTCACCGAATCGTTCGACGACCCGATCGGCAAGGACGCCATCATCCAGTGGCCGGGCGGCCTCACGATGCAGCTCTACTGGCACACCAAGGCGCCCTCGTATGCGCCGCTCGAGTACGTGCCCGACAATCGTGTATATGTTTCGAAGTACGAAGCGAATAACTTCATCAAGCGCTTCGTGCGTTTCTCGCATGGCAAGGTCGTGTCCGACAACCGCCATGCCGATGGCGCCGAAATCGGCAAGAACGGCGAAACGATCCGCCGCGTGCGCCTGCAGTCGGGCTTTGGCGGCATGCTCGTGTTCGTGACCGACGGCAAGCTGCCTTACCCGTATGGCCGCGAAACCACGGGCTACGACGTGCCCGATCTCGACGCGACGCTCGCGAAGGCGCAGGCGGCCGGCGTGAAGGTGCTCGTGGCGCCCGCGCAGAACGTGGAAGGCCGCACGGCCATGGTCGAATTTCCGGGCGGCTACGTCGCGGAGATTCATCAGCGCGTGAAATGA
- a CDS encoding LysR family transcriptional regulator, which yields MDRIDAMKVFVATLDEGSLAGAGRRLGRSPAAVSRAIAFLEAHTGTPLLYRTTRTIRLSDAGERYALACRRILADLEEADMLAANERSAPRGLLGVTAAVAVGETALRPMVDEFLDRNPEVSLRLHLLDRPVSLIDEGIDIALRIAHLQDSTLVALPVGEVRRVVAASPDYLAAHPPIKTPADLTRHSIISMTHFGIDSWAFPAAGRSALPQVVQFSPRIVVNTVRAAVASAVEGHGVTRLFSYHVAEQVKAGRLVIVLRDNEHAPLPANLVTPHGRLSVPKVRSFVDFAVPRLRTFFEEAWRITDG from the coding sequence ATGGACCGTATCGACGCCATGAAGGTTTTCGTCGCCACGCTCGACGAAGGCAGTCTTGCGGGCGCAGGTCGCCGGCTCGGCCGCTCGCCCGCGGCGGTGAGCCGCGCGATCGCGTTTCTCGAAGCGCATACGGGCACGCCGCTGCTCTACCGCACCACGCGCACGATCCGTCTGTCCGACGCGGGCGAGCGTTATGCACTCGCCTGCCGCCGCATTCTCGCCGACCTCGAGGAAGCCGACATGCTGGCGGCCAACGAGCGTTCCGCGCCGCGCGGGCTGCTGGGCGTGACGGCCGCCGTGGCCGTGGGCGAAACCGCGCTGCGGCCCATGGTCGACGAATTCCTCGACCGCAATCCCGAGGTCTCGCTGCGGCTGCATCTGCTCGACCGGCCCGTGAGCCTGATCGATGAAGGCATCGACATCGCGCTGCGCATCGCGCACTTGCAGGACTCCACGCTCGTCGCGCTGCCCGTGGGCGAGGTGCGGCGCGTGGTGGCGGCCTCGCCGGACTATCTCGCCGCGCACCCGCCCATCAAGACGCCCGCCGACCTCACGCGCCATTCGATCATTTCGATGACGCACTTTGGCATCGACTCGTGGGCGTTCCCGGCGGCGGGCCGGAGCGCGCTGCCGCAGGTCGTACAGTTTTCGCCGCGCATCGTCGTGAATACGGTGCGCGCGGCCGTGGCCTCGGCGGTGGAAGGGCATGGCGTGACGCGGCTCTTTTCCTATCACGTGGCCGAGCAGGTCAAGGCCGGCCGCCTCGTGATCGTGCTGCGCGACAACGAACACGCGCCGCTGCCCGCCAATCTCGTAACGCCGCACGGGCGGCTTTCGGTGCCGAAGGTGCGCAGTTTCGTCGATTTCGCGGTGCCGCGGCTGCGCACGTTTTTCGAGGAAGCGTGGCGCATCACCGACGGCTGA
- a CDS encoding alpha/beta fold hydrolase, translating into MNTQATHTTPPSTSRRRMLSASAGMAGAMAAMSSLSASAATSSGNAGTGHAHGATGHHHGGGYVNAKDGTPIFFKDWGTGTPVVFSHGWPLSADAWDPQMLFLVNQGYRVIAHDRRGHGRSGQPGAGNDMDTYADDLAAVLDALDVKGAMLVGHSTGGGEVAHYIGRHGEKRVAKAVLIGAVPPIMVKTEANPNGLPMSVFDGIRAGVAANRSQFYLDLATPFYGFNRPNAKVSQGLVQDFWRQGMQGSIKGQYECVKQFSEVDYTEDLKKISVPTLILHGDADQIVPIDDSAKLSAKLVKHATLKIYAGAPHGMCSTHVDQVNEDLLAFLKA; encoded by the coding sequence ATGAACACGCAAGCCACCCACACGACCCCGCCGTCGACATCGCGCCGCCGCATGTTGTCGGCCAGCGCAGGCATGGCGGGCGCCATGGCCGCCATGTCGAGCCTGAGCGCGAGCGCGGCCACTTCGAGCGGTAACGCCGGCACGGGCCACGCGCACGGCGCGACCGGCCATCATCATGGCGGCGGCTACGTGAACGCCAAGGACGGCACGCCGATCTTCTTCAAGGACTGGGGCACGGGCACGCCGGTGGTGTTCTCGCATGGCTGGCCGCTGAGCGCCGACGCGTGGGACCCGCAGATGCTCTTCCTCGTGAACCAGGGCTATCGCGTGATCGCGCACGACCGCCGCGGCCACGGCCGCTCGGGCCAGCCGGGCGCGGGCAACGACATGGACACCTACGCCGACGACCTCGCCGCGGTGCTCGACGCGCTCGACGTGAAAGGCGCGATGCTGGTCGGCCATTCCACGGGCGGCGGCGAAGTCGCGCATTACATCGGCCGTCATGGCGAGAAGCGCGTGGCGAAGGCCGTGCTGATTGGCGCGGTGCCGCCCATCATGGTGAAGACCGAGGCCAATCCCAACGGTCTGCCGATGTCGGTGTTCGACGGCATTCGCGCGGGCGTGGCCGCGAACCGCTCGCAGTTCTACCTCGATCTCGCCACGCCGTTCTACGGCTTCAACCGTCCGAACGCGAAGGTCTCGCAAGGTCTGGTGCAGGACTTCTGGCGTCAGGGCATGCAAGGCTCGATCAAGGGGCAATACGAGTGCGTGAAGCAGTTCTCGGAAGTCGATTACACCGAGGACCTGAAGAAGATCAGCGTGCCCACGCTGATCCTGCACGGCGACGCCGACCAGATCGTGCCGATCGACGACTCGGCGAAGCTCTCGGCGAAGCTCGTCAAGCACGCCACGCTCAAGATCTACGCAGGCGCGCCGCACGGCATGTGCAGCACGCATGTGGATCAGGTCAACGAAGATCTGCTCGCGTTCCTCAAGGCGTAA
- a CDS encoding DoxX family protein gives MKRYDATDFALLFLRVSASVLVLIVHGLPKALHWHAQLGAIEDPLHLGSVFTLAFAVFAEVVCPLLMIAGVVTRLAALPILVVTAVALVLVHPDWSIAQGQFAWMLLVMFGTVAIGGAGRIRVDSGRLIDRMSDRSNDRTERA, from the coding sequence ATGAAACGCTACGACGCCACCGACTTCGCGCTGCTGTTCCTGCGCGTGAGCGCGAGCGTGCTCGTGCTGATCGTGCACGGCTTGCCGAAGGCACTGCACTGGCACGCGCAACTGGGCGCGATCGAGGACCCGCTGCATCTGGGCAGCGTGTTCACGCTGGCTTTCGCGGTGTTCGCGGAAGTCGTGTGCCCGCTGCTGATGATCGCCGGCGTTGTCACGCGGCTCGCCGCGCTGCCGATCCTCGTCGTGACCGCAGTCGCGCTCGTGCTCGTGCATCCCGACTGGAGCATCGCGCAAGGGCAGTTCGCGTGGATGCTGCTGGTGATGTTCGGCACGGTGGCGATTGGCGGCGCGGGGCGCATCCGGGTCGATTCTGGTCGATTGATCGACCGCATGAGCGATCGTTCGAACGACCGCACGGAGAGAGCTTGA
- a CDS encoding alginate export family protein, translating into MSGMFTSRRRSRFHAARVAFVAGATVAAVHAAPSRAAEATPPASGNASASALATPAATPCSATRPVPAFNRWQENWGALANPCVPRKPLDSLKYLPLSSSDPAWYLSLGANLRERFELNNTPLFGLGAARPDNWVIQRVEVHADAHLGEHVQAFFQLEDARPFGKDSVSTVDKNPLDVEQAFVAFVYGVGPGTFKARVGRQEMAFDLQRFVAVRDGPNVRQAFDALWADYEVGKWRFIGYLTQPVQYRDVDAFDDVSNGHLTFSGVRVERASVGPGDLSAYWSRYERDNARFLDASGNERRDVFDTRYAGKSAPWDWDVEAMLQTGHVGASTIGAWAFGALGGYTLAALPGTPRVGLQVDGASGDRHPGDGRVSTFNPLFPNGYYFALAGYTGYSNLIHVKPSLTFKLTPKLTLLTALGFQWRDTTADAVYGQGMATVPGTAGKGNRYTGMYAQVRADWLVSDNVALALEAVHFQVGDSLRSLGARNADYVGVEAKFGW; encoded by the coding sequence ATGAGCGGCATGTTCACGTCTCGCCGGCGTTCGCGCTTTCATGCGGCGCGCGTCGCATTCGTTGCGGGCGCAACGGTTGCGGCGGTGCACGCGGCGCCGTCGCGCGCGGCCGAAGCCACGCCACCGGCATCGGGAAATGCATCGGCAAGCGCATTGGCAACCCCGGCGGCAACGCCGTGCAGCGCGACGCGTCCCGTGCCCGCCTTCAACCGGTGGCAGGAAAACTGGGGCGCGCTCGCGAATCCGTGCGTGCCGCGCAAGCCGCTCGATTCGCTCAAATACCTGCCGCTCTCGAGCAGCGACCCCGCGTGGTATCTCTCGCTGGGCGCGAACCTGCGCGAGCGCTTCGAGCTGAACAACACGCCGCTGTTCGGTCTGGGCGCGGCGCGGCCGGACAACTGGGTGATCCAGCGCGTCGAAGTTCACGCCGACGCGCATCTCGGCGAGCACGTGCAGGCGTTCTTCCAGCTCGAAGACGCGCGACCGTTCGGTAAGGATTCCGTATCGACCGTCGATAAAAATCCGCTCGACGTGGAGCAGGCGTTCGTCGCGTTCGTCTATGGCGTGGGACCGGGCACGTTCAAGGCGCGCGTGGGGCGCCAGGAAATGGCGTTCGACTTGCAGCGCTTCGTGGCCGTGCGCGACGGCCCGAACGTGCGTCAGGCGTTCGACGCGCTCTGGGCCGACTACGAAGTGGGCAAATGGCGTTTCATCGGCTATCTCACGCAGCCCGTGCAGTACCGCGACGTGGACGCGTTCGACGACGTCTCGAACGGCCATCTCACGTTCAGCGGCGTGCGCGTGGAGCGCGCGAGCGTCGGGCCCGGCGACTTATCGGCGTACTGGTCGCGCTACGAGCGCGACAACGCGCGCTTTCTCGACGCGAGCGGCAACGAGCGGCGCGACGTGTTCGACACGCGCTACGCGGGCAAAAGCGCGCCCTGGGACTGGGACGTGGAAGCCATGCTGCAAACCGGTCACGTGGGCGCGAGCACGATCGGCGCATGGGCGTTCGGCGCGCTCGGCGGCTACACGCTCGCCGCGCTGCCGGGCACGCCGCGCGTGGGCTTGCAGGTGGATGGCGCCTCCGGCGACCGGCATCCCGGCGACGGCCGCGTGTCCACGTTCAACCCGCTGTTTCCGAACGGCTATTACTTCGCGCTCGCGGGCTACACCGGCTACAGCAACCTGATCCACGTGAAGCCCTCGCTCACCTTCAAGCTCACGCCAAAGCTCACGCTGCTCACCGCGCTCGGCTTCCAGTGGCGCGATACCACGGCCGACGCGGTCTACGGCCAGGGCATGGCGACGGTGCCGGGCACGGCGGGCAAGGGCAATCGCTACACGGGCATGTATGCGCAGGTGCGCGCCGACTGGCTCGTCAGCGACAACGTGGCGCTCGCGCTCGAAGCCGTGCACTTCCAGGTGGGCGATTCGCTGCGCTCGCTGGGCGCGCGCAACGCCGACTACGTGGGCGTGGAAGCGAAATTCGGCTGGTGA
- a CDS encoding hydrolase, producing the protein MAFELLTPDTCALALIDHQPQMFFGTHSHERTAVLHNVQILAKAAKLFKVPTILTTIASESFSGHLLPEVQQVFPATKPIDRTSMNSWEDAGFREAIKATGRKKIVIAGLWTEVCVTFPTIQMLAEGFEIYVPTDACGDVTEEAHERAVQRIVQAGAVPMNSLQFMCELQRDWARSETYDGCMDIFKAHSAYGIGVRYAKQILGEHASEAG; encoded by the coding sequence ATGGCATTTGAACTGCTCACGCCCGACACCTGCGCGCTCGCGCTCATCGACCATCAGCCGCAGATGTTCTTCGGCACGCACTCGCACGAGCGCACGGCCGTGCTGCACAACGTGCAGATCCTCGCGAAGGCCGCGAAGCTCTTCAAGGTCCCGACGATCCTCACGACGATCGCCTCGGAATCGTTCAGCGGCCATCTGCTGCCCGAAGTGCAGCAAGTGTTTCCTGCAACGAAGCCGATCGACCGTACCTCGATGAACTCGTGGGAAGACGCCGGCTTTCGCGAAGCGATCAAGGCCACGGGCCGCAAGAAGATCGTGATCGCCGGCCTGTGGACGGAAGTCTGCGTGACGTTCCCGACCATCCAGATGCTGGCCGAAGGCTTCGAAATCTACGTGCCCACCGACGCGTGCGGCGACGTGACCGAAGAGGCGCACGAGCGCGCCGTGCAGCGCATCGTCCAGGCGGGCGCCGTGCCGATGAACTCGCTGCAATTCATGTGCGAACTGCAACGGGACTGGGCGCGCAGCGAAACCTACGACGGCTGCATGGACATCTTCAAGGCGCATAGCGCATACGGCATCGGCGTGCGTTACGCGAAGCAGATCCTCGGCGAGCACGCGAGCGAGGCGGGCTGA
- a CDS encoding amidohydrolase, producing the protein MSASDQPQRIADLVIYNGKIATQDERRSFSTALAVANGKVVATGTERDVMQWARDDARRIDLNGRTVIPGLNDSHLHVIRGGLNFNMELRWDGVPSLHDALTMLREQVARTPAPQWVRVVGGWNEFQFAEKRGPTLEEINAIAPDTPVFILHLYDSALLNAAALRAVGYTRDTPNPPGGEIQRDKRGNPTGMLIARPNAGLLYATLAKGPKLALDDQKNSSRQFMRELNRLGVTSAIDAGGGYQAYPEDYAVIMDLAKQDQLTVRIAYNLFTQNAKREIEDFAKWVKATRPGDGDDFLKVNGAGEMLVFSAADFEDFLEPRPDLPDGMEQELEDVVRLLVQNRWPWRLHATYDESIDRFLNVFERVNQDTPFNGLRWFFDHCETISERNIERIAALGGGIAVQHRMAYQGEYFISRYGAEAAAHTPPVRKMLEAGLPVGAGTDATRVASFNPFVSLYWLVSGRTVGGTALYAQRDRLERMEALRRYTVGSAWFSNDETKKGALVPGQYADFAVLSDDFFTVDEEAIKHLTSVMTVVNGRVVYADAEFESFGPPALPVSPLWSPVAEFGGYARYQPVASQASLAQSCHDACVNLCGVHEHGHAWAWRSNVPASDANAFWGALGCSCFAF; encoded by the coding sequence ATGAGCGCATCCGATCAACCTCAGCGTATCGCCGACCTGGTGATCTACAACGGCAAGATTGCGACGCAGGACGAGCGCCGCTCGTTCTCGACGGCGCTCGCCGTGGCCAACGGCAAGGTCGTCGCCACCGGCACCGAGCGCGACGTCATGCAATGGGCGCGCGACGACGCGCGCCGTATCGACCTCAACGGCCGCACGGTGATTCCGGGTCTCAACGACTCGCACTTGCACGTGATTCGCGGCGGCCTGAACTTCAACATGGAACTGCGCTGGGACGGCGTGCCTTCGCTGCACGACGCGCTCACCATGCTGCGCGAGCAGGTCGCGCGCACGCCCGCGCCGCAATGGGTGCGCGTGGTGGGCGGCTGGAACGAATTCCAGTTCGCGGAAAAGCGCGGCCCGACGCTCGAGGAAATCAACGCGATCGCGCCGGACACGCCCGTCTTCATCCTGCATCTCTACGACAGCGCGCTGCTCAACGCGGCGGCGCTGCGCGCGGTGGGCTACACGCGCGACACGCCGAACCCGCCGGGCGGCGAGATCCAGCGCGACAAGCGTGGTAATCCCACCGGCATGCTGATCGCGCGCCCCAACGCGGGGCTGCTCTACGCGACGCTCGCGAAGGGCCCCAAGCTCGCGCTCGACGACCAGAAGAATTCGTCGCGCCAGTTCATGCGCGAGCTGAACCGGCTGGGCGTGACGAGCGCCATCGACGCGGGCGGCGGCTATCAGGCTTACCCCGAGGACTACGCCGTCATCATGGACCTCGCGAAGCAGGACCAGCTGACCGTGCGTATCGCCTACAACCTCTTCACGCAGAACGCGAAGCGCGAGATCGAGGACTTCGCGAAGTGGGTCAAGGCCACGCGTCCCGGCGACGGCGACGACTTCCTCAAGGTCAACGGCGCGGGCGAAATGCTGGTGTTCTCGGCCGCCGACTTCGAAGACTTCCTGGAGCCGCGCCCCGACCTGCCGGACGGCATGGAGCAGGAACTCGAAGACGTGGTGCGCCTGCTGGTGCAAAACCGCTGGCCGTGGCGCCTGCACGCGACCTACGACGAATCCATCGACCGCTTCCTCAACGTGTTCGAGCGCGTGAATCAGGACACGCCGTTCAACGGCCTGCGCTGGTTCTTCGATCACTGCGAAACCATTTCCGAGCGCAATATCGAACGTATCGCGGCGCTCGGCGGCGGCATTGCCGTGCAGCATCGCATGGCGTATCAGGGCGAATACTTCATCTCGCGCTACGGCGCCGAAGCCGCCGCGCACACGCCGCCCGTGCGCAAGATGCTCGAAGCGGGGCTGCCCGTGGGCGCGGGCACGGACGCCACGCGCGTGGCAAGCTTCAACCCGTTCGTCTCGCTGTACTGGCTCGTTTCGGGCCGCACCGTGGGCGGCACGGCCCTGTACGCGCAGCGCGACCGGCTCGAACGCATGGAGGCACTGCGCCGCTATACGGTGGGCAGCGCCTGGTTCTCGAACGACGAAACGAAGAAGGGCGCGCTCGTGCCGGGTCAGTACGCCGACTTCGCCGTGCTGAGCGACGACTTCTTCACCGTCGACGAAGAAGCGATCAAGCATCTGACTTCGGTGATGACGGTGGTGAACGGCCGCGTGGTGTACGCCGACGCCGAGTTCGAATCGTTCGGGCCGCCCGCGCTGCCCGTGAGCCCGCTGTGGTCGCCGGTGGCCGAGTTCGGCGGCTACGCGCGCTATCAGCCGGTGGCCTCGCAGGCTTCGCTCGCGCAGTCGTGCCACGACGCGTGCGTGAACCTGTGCGGCGTGCACGAGCACGGCCACGCGTGGGCATGGCGCAGCAACGTGCCGGCCAGCGACGCGAACGCGTTCTGGGGCGCGCTCGGTTGCAGCTGCTTCGCGTTCTAA
- a CDS encoding winged helix-turn-helix domain-containing protein has protein sequence MYQFDRVTVSLERREVYLDGAPQHVSVRAFDILELLIAAAGQIVSKGAILDAVWPHAVVIDNNIQVHISALRKLLGGKRGWIRTVAGRGYRLAAPDGHADRAAFADRAAWVGRGDSAGRADYAGRAAFTAHAASTASTAHAAHAAHAAHAAHAAHAAPTAHAAQPANAADDATGAPERAACAQCGACAAPLPAGSAPASPHGTQHGTQHGTQQITQQITQQITEPWKEPGAQPAAMRDERAALTAAWLPPRIALTGRDGALADLHALLDEARLVTLVGPGGVGKTALAHEFAHGWVARTGGVVRRIEIADAVELAPSHDARHADARLFADIDRQRATLVIVDGCEGDIDAAAQRCHAIAAAHPHVQVIATSREPLRVTGERLVRVAPLDVPGSDETRDAVLLESAAVQLFFARVHALEPAGAAASLSGVPLRMVAQVCRELDGLPLALELAAQRAALIGVGPLHAQLDAQAALALPNGLRGVPGRQRTLAASLDWSYARLDVIEQTVLRRLAIFETPFGLDAALDIAACAVLDANAVLDGIAGLIAGSLVTIEPDAATAGMRYRLTRVTRAFALDKLVRAGEAQWLARRAVRTTAQRHVDATILRALDDLRGFDADCACDANAYDANAREANAYEANSLDATAREARHERAAHDRTVPHAPRESANGAANGAAYGSAYGSAYGAFNPYLVWSAA, from the coding sequence ATGTACCAGTTCGATCGGGTGACGGTCTCTCTCGAGCGCCGCGAAGTCTATCTGGACGGCGCGCCGCAACACGTCAGCGTGCGCGCGTTCGACATTCTCGAACTGCTGATCGCCGCGGCCGGCCAGATCGTGTCGAAGGGCGCGATTCTCGACGCCGTGTGGCCGCACGCTGTCGTCATCGACAACAACATCCAGGTGCATATTTCGGCGCTGCGCAAGCTGCTCGGCGGCAAGCGCGGCTGGATTCGCACGGTGGCCGGGCGCGGCTACCGGCTCGCGGCGCCCGATGGCCATGCCGATCGCGCCGCTTTCGCGGATCGTGCCGCATGGGTGGGGCGTGGCGATTCTGCGGGTCGTGCCGATTACGCCGGCCGTGCCGCTTTCACTGCTCACGCCGCTTCCACCGCTTCTACCGCCCACGCCGCCCACGCCGCCCACGCCGCTCACGCCGCTCACGCCGCTCATGCAGCCCCCACCGCCCACGCCGCCCAGCCCGCTAACGCCGCCGACGACGCGACCGGCGCACCCGAGCGTGCCGCCTGCGCGCAATGCGGCGCGTGCGCGGCACCGCTTCCGGCGGGTTCGGCGCCTGCCTCGCCACACGGCACGCAGCACGGCACGCAGCACGGCACGCAGCAAATCACGCAGCAAATCACGCAGCAAATCACGGAGCCCTGGAAGGAGCCGGGCGCGCAGCCCGCCGCGATGCGCGACGAACGCGCCGCGCTCACGGCCGCGTGGCTGCCGCCGCGCATCGCGCTGACCGGCCGCGACGGCGCGCTGGCGGACTTGCACGCGCTGCTCGACGAAGCGCGGCTCGTCACGCTGGTGGGCCCGGGCGGTGTGGGCAAGACGGCGCTCGCGCACGAGTTCGCGCACGGCTGGGTCGCCCGCACCGGCGGCGTGGTGCGCCGTATCGAGATCGCGGACGCCGTGGAATTGGCGCCATCGCATGATGCCCGCCATGCCGACGCGCGACTTTTCGCCGACATCGACCGGCAACGCGCCACGCTCGTGATCGTCGACGGTTGCGAAGGCGACATCGACGCCGCCGCGCAACGCTGTCACGCGATCGCCGCCGCGCATCCGCACGTGCAGGTGATCGCCACGAGCCGCGAGCCGTTGCGCGTGACGGGCGAGCGCCTCGTGCGCGTCGCGCCGCTCGACGTGCCCGGCAGCGACGAAACCCGCGACGCCGTGTTGCTCGAAAGCGCCGCGGTGCAACTGTTCTTCGCCCGCGTGCATGCGCTCGAACCGGCGGGCGCGGCCGCAAGCCTCTCCGGCGTGCCGTTGCGCATGGTCGCGCAGGTCTGCCGCGAACTCGACGGCCTGCCGCTCGCGCTGGAACTCGCGGCCCAGCGCGCGGCGCTGATCGGCGTGGGACCGCTGCACGCGCAACTCGACGCGCAGGCGGCGCTCGCGTTGCCCAACGGCCTGCGCGGCGTGCCCGGGCGCCAGCGCACGCTGGCCGCTTCGCTCGACTGGAGCTATGCGCGGCTCGACGTGATCGAGCAGACCGTGCTGCGGCGTCTCGCCATCTTCGAAACGCCGTTCGGGCTGGACGCCGCGCTCGATATCGCCGCGTGCGCCGTGCTCGACGCGAACGCGGTTCTCGACGGCATTGCCGGGCTGATCGCCGGGTCGCTCGTGACGATCGAACCGGACGCGGCCACGGCGGGCATGCGGTATCGCCTCACGCGCGTGACGCGCGCGTTCGCGCTCGACAAGCTGGTGCGCGCAGGCGAGGCGCAATGGCTCGCGCGCCGCGCGGTGCGCACGACCGCCCAACGTCATGTCGATGCGACGATCCTGCGCGCGCTCGACGACCTGCGCGGGTTCGATGCCGATTGCGCGTGCGATGCCAACGCGTACGACGCGAACGCACGCGAGGCCAACGCCTACGAAGCCAACTCGCTCGATGCCACCGCACGCGAAGCCCGCCACGAACGCGCGGCGCACGACCGCACCGTGCCGCACGCGCCGCGCGAGAGCGCGAACGGCGCCGCGAACGGAGCGGCCTATGGCTCGGCGTACGGGTCCGCCTACGGCGCGTTCAATCCGTATCTCGTCTGGAGCGCGGCCTGA